In Leifsonia sp. ZF2019, a genomic segment contains:
- a CDS encoding TIGR03364 family FAD-dependent oxidoreductase — MGRHYDLAIVGSGIVGLGHAVAALRRGLTVAVVDRAAAPFGASVRNFGHLHVTGQDGEARAYAELARELWLTLAPEAGFWLQESGTVVVAQAPDELGVLEEFRAQRGGRQVRMLTPAEVRERIPVADGVAVGGAFLPADLQVDPREAAPAIVRWLDAHGVDFYWQTAVGGVQTGTVHTSRGRLAADAVVVAVNHDVEQLFPGVAEAHGMVRCVLDMMLVEAELDHPLAAPLLTGWSLVRYPGFARTPSAEAVRERLAAEHPALAALDVNQMYTQRPDGSLLVGDTHRLGPDIPPFQSEEAFELLLERARALFGTGRLRVRERWQGVYASAPDEFLVAAPQPDVRVVSVMTGIGMTTGLGLADRVVDELFASAPGVLATAAGRAH, encoded by the coding sequence ATGGGCAGGCATTACGATCTCGCCATCGTCGGCAGCGGCATCGTCGGCCTCGGCCATGCTGTCGCGGCGTTGCGCCGGGGCCTGACCGTCGCCGTCGTGGACCGCGCCGCGGCTCCCTTCGGCGCGTCCGTGCGCAACTTCGGGCACCTCCACGTGACGGGCCAGGACGGTGAGGCGCGGGCCTACGCCGAGCTGGCACGCGAGCTATGGCTCACGCTCGCCCCCGAGGCCGGGTTCTGGCTGCAGGAGTCGGGCACCGTCGTCGTCGCGCAGGCCCCGGACGAGCTGGGCGTGCTGGAGGAGTTCCGCGCGCAGCGCGGAGGCCGTCAGGTGCGCATGCTGACACCGGCGGAGGTGCGCGAGCGCATCCCCGTCGCCGACGGCGTCGCCGTGGGCGGCGCGTTCCTCCCCGCCGACCTGCAAGTGGACCCGCGGGAGGCGGCTCCCGCGATCGTGCGCTGGCTCGACGCGCACGGCGTCGACTTCTACTGGCAGACCGCGGTGGGCGGGGTGCAGACCGGAACGGTCCACACGTCGCGCGGCCGGCTTGCCGCCGACGCGGTCGTCGTCGCCGTCAACCATGACGTCGAGCAGCTGTTCCCGGGCGTCGCGGAGGCCCACGGTATGGTCCGCTGCGTGCTCGACATGATGCTGGTGGAGGCGGAGCTCGACCATCCCCTCGCCGCCCCGCTGCTCACCGGCTGGTCGCTCGTCCGGTATCCGGGATTCGCACGCACGCCGAGCGCGGAGGCCGTGCGCGAGCGCCTGGCGGCCGAGCACCCCGCTCTGGCCGCGCTCGACGTGAACCAGATGTACACGCAGCGTCCTGACGGCTCGCTGCTCGTCGGCGACACCCACCGGCTCGGCCCGGATATCCCTCCGTTCCAATCGGAGGAGGCGTTCGAGCTGCTCCTGGAGCGTGCGCGGGCTCTCTTCGGCACCGGCCGGCTCCGGGTGCGCGAGCGTTGGCAGGGCGTCTACGCCTCCGCTCCCGACGAGTTCCTGGTCGCCGCTCCGCAGCCCGACGTCCGCGTCGTTTCGGTGATGACCGGCATCGGGATGACCACCGGGCTGGGCTTGGCCGATCGCGTGGTCGACGAGCTGTTCGCCTCCGCTCCCGGCGTGCTGGCGACCGCCGCCGGCCGGGCCCACTGA
- a CDS encoding sigma-70 family RNA polymerase sigma factor yields the protein MTPRDTRPTPQHRKPSRRRGGRTDPEELSDSDLVERSRAGDELAYAELWRRHARAGLTVARSASSTLDPDDLVAEAFLKILQAVQSGKGPQVGFRPYLFTTIRNLAASWGRDRRESPLEDAEAVPDPETTESTTLKALDRSLTAQAFRSLPDRWQEVLWYCDVEQLSPASVAPLLGLSPNGVSALAYRAREGLRQAWIQVHLQSLDADSECRWVTDRMGAYSRGKLAARETKRFEAHLLTCARCTIVLGEARDVGSRLALIVLPLTVGTGAAAAYAAWIQGGHNAVLASAGSTAAAPLPASVSTAISSAGPAGGAAGGGAIAGGVTVAAWTGGGLLAAAAVAGVLVLGPQLLASGGDGPTADVPVATAPRALGEDGTRGSATSGPLADAPVAEPPASPRPGPSTPPVPPGTGRDTGQGDGAAPSRPGVPADAAATEPATPSAPTTPTGPTTPTGPTTPTDPQPPAAPVVTSPWESDRATSATAVDLAGTGTPGAIVGVAARPSATSSAAATASTPASPLLASTTVSGTGEWSLAVDLSSLADGSWLLDVDQRTSAGTSAPTTLGLLVDRTALPPVIAAVDTGTGALAGRAAPIVSGTAEPGATVVVSDGDRALTTVTADGSGSWSTGELMLASPSYALTARQTDEAGNVSPPSAAVTCIATAPDVFAMGSPFAALLVVHGEPGDTVEVWLDGAETGHTLALDSTGYGAVLLVVAPGDHRVGATVVVDGRHGVLADTAVSAPS from the coding sequence ATGACCCCTCGCGACACGCGACCCACCCCGCAGCACCGGAAGCCCTCCCGCCGCCGTGGGGGCCGAACCGACCCCGAGGAGCTCTCCGACAGCGACCTCGTCGAGCGGTCGCGCGCCGGTGACGAGCTCGCGTACGCGGAGCTGTGGCGTCGGCACGCCCGCGCGGGTCTGACCGTGGCACGCTCCGCGAGCTCGACGCTCGACCCCGACGACCTCGTCGCCGAGGCGTTCTTGAAGATCCTGCAGGCGGTGCAGAGCGGCAAGGGGCCCCAGGTGGGGTTCCGCCCGTATCTCTTCACGACGATCCGCAACCTGGCCGCGTCCTGGGGCCGCGATCGACGGGAGTCGCCGCTGGAGGACGCAGAGGCGGTCCCCGATCCCGAGACGACGGAGTCGACCACGCTGAAGGCGCTCGACCGCTCCCTCACCGCCCAGGCGTTCCGCTCCCTCCCCGATCGCTGGCAGGAGGTGCTCTGGTACTGCGACGTCGAGCAGCTGAGCCCGGCCTCGGTCGCCCCGCTGCTGGGCCTCAGCCCGAACGGCGTCTCAGCGCTCGCCTACCGGGCGCGGGAGGGACTCCGCCAGGCGTGGATCCAGGTGCACCTCCAGTCCCTCGACGCGGACTCGGAGTGCCGCTGGGTGACGGATCGCATGGGCGCCTACTCCCGCGGCAAGCTCGCCGCGCGCGAGACGAAGCGGTTCGAGGCGCATCTGCTCACCTGCGCCCGCTGCACGATCGTGCTCGGCGAGGCCCGCGACGTCGGATCGCGGCTGGCCCTGATCGTCCTGCCTCTGACGGTGGGCACGGGAGCCGCGGCCGCCTACGCCGCGTGGATCCAGGGTGGACACAACGCGGTCCTGGCCTCGGCCGGGTCCACGGCGGCGGCTCCGCTTCCGGCGTCCGTCTCGACCGCGATCTCGTCGGCGGGTCCGGCGGGTGGTGCAGCCGGTGGCGGAGCGATCGCGGGCGGGGTCACCGTGGCCGCCTGGACGGGCGGCGGACTCCTCGCCGCTGCCGCGGTCGCCGGGGTCCTCGTGCTCGGCCCGCAGCTCCTCGCCTCCGGCGGCGACGGTCCGACCGCCGACGTGCCGGTCGCGACGGCGCCGCGCGCGCTGGGAGAGGACGGGACGAGGGGCTCCGCGACATCCGGCCCCCTCGCCGACGCTCCGGTGGCCGAGCCGCCGGCCTCGCCGCGGCCCGGACCGTCCACGCCGCCTGTCCCTCCGGGCACCGGCCGCGACACGGGGCAGGGCGACGGCGCCGCGCCGTCGCGACCCGGGGTGCCCGCCGATGCGGCCGCGACGGAGCCGGCGACGCCCAGCGCCCCGACCACCCCGACGGGCCCGACCACCCCGACGGGCCCGACCACCCCGACCGATCCGCAGCCCCCGGCCGCGCCCGTGGTCACCTCGCCCTGGGAGTCCGACCGCGCCACCTCCGCCACCGCCGTGGACCTCGCCGGCACCGGCACTCCCGGCGCCATCGTCGGTGTTGCGGCCCGACCGTCGGCGACCTCCTCGGCCGCCGCGACCGCGAGCACACCGGCCTCCCCGCTCCTCGCCTCGACCACCGTCTCCGGCACGGGGGAATGGTCGCTCGCCGTCGATCTGTCCTCCCTCGCCGACGGATCGTGGCTTCTCGACGTCGACCAGCGCACTTCCGCCGGCACCTCGGCGCCGACGACGCTGGGCCTCCTGGTCGACCGCACTGCTCTGCCTCCCGTGATCGCCGCGGTCGACACCGGCACCGGAGCCCTGGCCGGGCGCGCGGCCCCGATCGTGTCCGGGACGGCGGAGCCGGGGGCCACTGTCGTGGTGTCGGACGGTGACCGCGCGCTGACGACGGTCACCGCCGACGGGTCGGGATCCTGGAGCACCGGGGAGCTCATGCTCGCGTCCCCCTCCTACGCGCTCACCGCCCGTCAGACGGACGAGGCCGGCAACGTCTCCCCGCCCTCCGCGGCGGTGACGTGCATCGCGACCGCACCGGACGTGTTCGCGATGGGGTCTCCGTTCGCCGCCCTCCTCGTGGTGCACGGCGAGCCCGGTGACACGGTCGAGGTGTGGCTCGACGGTGCGGAGACGGGCCACACCCTGGCTCTCGACTCCACGGGCTATGGTGCGGTGCTCCTCGTCGTCGCGCCCGGCGATCACCGCGTCGGCGCGACCGTGGTCGTGGACGGGCGGCACGGTGTGCTCGCCGACACGGCCGTGTCGGCGCCGTCCTGA
- a CDS encoding phosphonatase-like hydrolase yields the protein MTPDGRITSEFDDTAIIEPEEDDELADLELVVLDLVGTTVVDDGLVERAFVRAVDTAGLAGSEGDRERSLAFVRRTMGQEKAAVFRALTGDDDQAQHATAVFESAYAELVAAEGVRAVPGAEELVRLLRDAGVAVALTTGLSRATLDVVLDALGWDDLADVTLTADEAGRGRPYPDLPLTALLRTGATSVDGMVVVGDTASDIASGIAAGAGLVVGVLSGSHDERDLLDAGADAVVHSVADLAELLGFDDEDDPADEGRFAGDAVLAPAEGPAGR from the coding sequence ATGACCCCTGACGGCCGCATCACCAGCGAGTTCGACGACACCGCGATCATCGAGCCCGAGGAGGACGACGAGCTCGCCGACCTCGAGCTCGTGGTGCTCGACCTCGTCGGCACGACCGTCGTCGACGACGGTCTCGTCGAGCGTGCGTTCGTCCGCGCCGTCGACACCGCCGGCCTGGCCGGGTCGGAGGGCGACCGCGAGCGCTCCCTCGCCTTCGTACGCCGCACCATGGGCCAGGAGAAGGCCGCCGTGTTCCGCGCCCTGACCGGTGACGACGACCAGGCGCAGCACGCCACCGCCGTCTTCGAATCGGCGTATGCCGAGCTCGTCGCCGCGGAGGGCGTCCGCGCGGTTCCGGGCGCCGAGGAGCTGGTGCGGCTGCTCCGCGATGCCGGCGTCGCCGTGGCGCTCACGACCGGGCTCTCACGGGCGACGCTCGACGTCGTCCTCGACGCCCTCGGCTGGGACGACCTCGCCGACGTGACGCTGACCGCGGACGAGGCGGGTCGCGGCCGCCCGTACCCCGACCTCCCCCTCACCGCACTGCTGCGCACCGGCGCGACCTCCGTCGACGGGATGGTCGTCGTCGGAGACACCGCGAGCGACATCGCCTCCGGCATCGCGGCGGGCGCCGGTCTCGTGGTGGGTGTGCTCTCAGGCTCCCACGACGAGCGCGACCTGCTCGACGCGGGAGCGGACGCCGTCGTGCACAGCGTGGCCGACCTCGCCGAGCTGCTCGGCTTCGACGACGAGGACGACCCGGCCGACGAGGGCCGCTTCGCGGGGGACGCTGTGCTCGCGCCTGCCGAGGGACCGGCCGGCCGGTGA
- a CDS encoding alpha/beta fold hydrolase produces MREDATTAFRSPAGARTVQDAYDETVRALLPDVEHIRIGLPSSSSRPAMTVHALAAGPLDAPPVVLLHGSGATAAGWAAELTGLSADHRLLALDLPGEPGDPSGTRLPLSPGVHASWLGAVVRELGVERPVLVGESLGGWVALDAASAAPHLPRAVVLVSSSGIGPRRTAPLLVAGLLAVAGRSGRARALSYLTGPHPTSGTTGPSPLATLALTTFAHFSPRTDPLPVFDDAALSAITAPVWALYGARDRMLDAPAAARRADTALAGGHVELISDAGHLLPGRASRVERAVRDAEAGSERG; encoded by the coding sequence ATGCGTGAGGACGCAACGACCGCCTTCCGCTCCCCCGCGGGCGCACGGACCGTGCAGGACGCGTACGACGAGACCGTGCGAGCACTCCTGCCGGACGTCGAGCACATCCGAATCGGACTGCCGTCGAGCAGCTCGAGACCGGCCATGACCGTCCACGCCCTTGCCGCAGGACCGCTCGACGCACCGCCCGTCGTGCTCCTGCACGGATCCGGCGCGACGGCAGCAGGGTGGGCCGCGGAACTGACGGGGCTGAGCGCCGACCATCGCTTACTCGCCCTCGACCTCCCCGGAGAGCCGGGCGACCCGAGCGGAACACGGCTTCCCCTGAGTCCGGGAGTCCATGCGTCGTGGCTGGGCGCCGTCGTCCGCGAGCTCGGCGTCGAGCGCCCCGTCCTCGTGGGCGAATCCCTCGGCGGCTGGGTGGCCCTCGACGCCGCGTCGGCGGCTCCGCACCTCCCGCGCGCCGTCGTGCTGGTCTCGTCGAGCGGCATCGGGCCCCGCCGCACGGCACCGCTTCTCGTGGCCGGGCTCCTCGCCGTCGCCGGGCGCAGTGGCCGCGCCCGCGCGCTCTCCTATCTGACCGGTCCACATCCCACGTCGGGCACGACCGGGCCCAGCCCGCTCGCTACCCTCGCTCTCACGACGTTCGCCCACTTCTCTCCGCGCACCGATCCCCTGCCGGTCTTCGATGACGCCGCGCTGTCCGCGATCACCGCCCCGGTCTGGGCGCTGTACGGCGCGCGCGACCGAATGCTCGACGCGCCCGCCGCCGCCCGCCGCGCCGACACCGCGCTCGCCGGAGGGCACGTGGAGCTCATCAGCGACGCGGGACACCTGCTGCCCGGGCGGGCATCCCGCGTCGAGCGCGCCGTCCGCGATGCGGAGGCCGGCTCGGAGCGCGGCTGA
- a CDS encoding helix-turn-helix domain-containing protein: MRSFLSVNEAADELRVQPRTVRDYIRSGRLAATRIGKQYRIRVEDLRLLTGAPASAPTTVAGDGAATTATVILDIDAHDSSIAERLTTLVTAQGFVSGVDAHLSRAAGSRTLRVILSGSAGSVLEAASTIHRAVEAIHA, from the coding sequence ATGAGGTCATTTCTCAGCGTGAACGAAGCAGCCGACGAGCTCCGCGTACAGCCGCGCACCGTGCGCGACTACATCCGATCGGGGCGCCTCGCCGCCACCCGGATCGGCAAGCAGTACCGCATCCGCGTGGAGGATCTGCGCCTCCTCACCGGGGCGCCCGCCTCCGCCCCGACCACCGTGGCGGGCGACGGTGCAGCCACGACAGCGACGGTGATCCTCGACATCGACGCCCACGACAGCTCGATCGCGGAGCGCCTGACCACGCTCGTGACCGCACAGGGATTCGTGTCAGGGGTCGACGCTCATCTGTCGCGCGCGGCCGGCTCGCGGACACTCCGGGTCATCCTGAGCGGTTCCGCGGGGAGCGTGCTCGAGGCGGCGTCCACCATCCATCGAGCGGTGGAGGCCATCCATGCGTGA